One stretch of Dokdonia sp. Hel_I_53 DNA includes these proteins:
- a CDS encoding diacylglycerol kinase family protein: MPIKFIVGRLKGMKYSLQGGLQLIRSEASIQVQFGIAILVTIAGFYFEISRIEWMAQTLCIGLVMTAEGLNTAIEGIADFIHPDFHVKIGKIKDVAAGAVGIAALASVVVAVIIYFPKVF; the protein is encoded by the coding sequence GTGCCCATAAAATTTATTGTAGGTAGACTTAAAGGAATGAAGTATTCGCTACAAGGCGGGCTACAACTCATTCGCTCAGAAGCAAGCATACAGGTGCAATTTGGGATTGCCATACTAGTAACTATTGCTGGGTTTTATTTTGAAATTTCTCGTATAGAGTGGATGGCACAAACGTTATGCATAGGTCTCGTCATGACAGCAGAGGGCTTAAACACAGCAATTGAAGGTATTGCAGACTTTATACATCCAGATTTTCATGTAAAAATAGGGAAGATAAAAGATGTAGCAGCAGGTGCCGTAGGTATTGCGGCTCTAGCCTCCGTAGTTGTTGCAGTGATAATTTATTTTCCAAAAGTTTTTTAG
- the tpx gene encoding thiol peroxidase, with the protein MAQITLGGNATNTIGNLPEIGTKAPEFTLSRNDLSTTTLEEFNGKRVVLNIFPSVDTGVCAQSVRTFNEKVSSLANTEVLCISRDLPFAQARFCAAEGLENVHALSDFKTGKFGVDYGVTIEDGSFAGLHSRAIVVLDENAKVLYTEQVPEIGQEPNYESAVNALS; encoded by the coding sequence ATGGCACAAATTACACTAGGCGGAAACGCTACAAATACAATTGGTAACTTACCAGAAATAGGAACAAAAGCTCCTGAGTTTACGCTTTCGCGAAATGATTTATCGACAACAACCCTAGAGGAGTTTAATGGTAAGCGCGTTGTTTTAAATATTTTTCCTTCTGTTGATACAGGAGTTTGTGCTCAATCTGTCCGAACGTTTAACGAAAAGGTTTCTAGTCTAGCAAACACAGAGGTACTTTGTATCTCTAGAGACCTCCCATTTGCACAAGCAAGATTTTGTGCTGCCGAAGGTTTAGAAAACGTACATGCACTATCTGACTTTAAGACAGGTAAATTTGGAGTTGACTATGGCGTAACTATCGAAGATGGTTCATTTGCTGGGCTTCACTCTAGAGCGATTGTAGTACTGGATGAAAATGCAAAAGTCTTATATACAGAGCAAGTTCCAGAAATAGGCCAAGAACCAAATTATGAGAGTGCTGTAAACGCGCTTTCATAG